From the Osmerus eperlanus chromosome 19, fOsmEpe2.1, whole genome shotgun sequence genome, one window contains:
- the rps6kb1a gene encoding ribosomal protein S6 kinase beta-1, translating into MAGVFDIDLDQADEIVSDDELEDGAQISEYMDQCSGFEFNMDDCEKFEISEDSVNKGTDQIRPECFELLRVLGKGGYGKVFQVRKVSGATSGKIFAMKVLKKAMIVRNAKDTAHTKAERNILEEVKHPFIVDLIYAFQTGGKLYLILEYLSGGELFMQLEREGIFMEDTACFYLAEISMALGHLHQKGIIYRDLKPENIMLNNNGHVKLTDFGLCKESIHDGTVTHTFCGTIEYMAPEILMRSGHNRAVDWWSLGALMYDMLTGAPPFTGENRKKTIDKILKCKLNLPPYLTQEARDLLKKLLKRNASLRLGAGPGDASEVQAHPFFRHINWDDLLARKVEPPFKPFLQSADDVSQFDSKFTSQTPVDSPDDSTLSESANQVFLGFTYVAPSVLENVKEKFSYEPKVRSPRKFLGSPRTPVSPVKFAGGVCWPRGPTMAGAQSLLSPGGCGEREQPMEVSAMEHMDVSSSNCEVSAPLPIRQPSGTSTGLYKKHTYPLMSKRPEHLRMNL; encoded by the exons ATGGCAGGGGTGTTTGACATTGATTTAGATCAAGCGGACGAGATTGTGTCCGACGACGAATTGGAAGATGGG gCTCAGATTAGTGAGTACATGGACCAGTGCAGCGGGTTTGAGTT TAACATGGATGACTGTGAGAAGTTTGAAATCTCAGAAGACAGCGTCAACAAAGGGACGGATCAGATCCGCCCAGAGTGCTTTGAGTTACTGCGAGTTTTAGGAAAAGGAGGCTATGGAAAG GTTTTTCAAGTTCGCAAGGTGTCTGGTGCCACTTCTGGAAAGATCTTTGCCATGAAAGTCTTGAAGAAG GCCATGATAGTGCGTAACGCCAAGGACACGGCCCACACCAAGGCAGAGCGGAACATTCTGGAGGAAGTGAAGCACCCCTTCATCGTGGACCTCATCTATGCATTCCAGACCGGGGGGAAGCTCTACCTCATCCTGGAGTACCTCAGTG GTGGGGAGCTGTTCATGcagttggagagagaagggatctTCATGGAGGACACAGCATG CTTCTACCTGGCAGAGATCTCCATGGCGCTGGGGCACCTGCATCAGAAAGGCATCATCTACAGAGACCTGAAGCCTGAGAACATCATGCTCAACAACAATG gtcATGTAAAGCTGACTGACTTTGGCTTGTGCAAAGAGTCCATCCATGATGGCACAGTAACCCACACCTTCTGTGGCACCATAGAGTACAT gGCCCCAGAGATCCTGATGAGGAGCGGACACAACAGGGCCGTCGACTGGTGGAGCCTGGGGGCCCTCATGTATGACATGCTGACTGGAGCA CCGCCGTTCACTGGTGAAAACAGGAAGAAGACCATCGATAAAATCCTGAAATGCAAGCTCAACCTCCCGCCGTACCTCACGCAAGAAGCCAGGGACCTTCTAAAGAAG CTGCTGAAGCGCAATGCCTCGCTGCGGCTGGGGGCCGGACCGGGAGACGCCTCAGAAGTGCAG GCCCACCCTTTCTTCAGGCATATTAACTGGGATGATCTCCTCGCGCGGAAAGTGGAGCCTCCGTTCAAGCCTTTCCTG CAATCTGCTGATGATGTCAGCCAGTTTGACTCCAAGTTCACCAGCCAGACCCCCGTGGACAGCCCCGATGACTCGACACTCAGCGAGAGTGCCAATCAAGTCTTCCTG GGTTTTACATATGTAGCCCCGTCCGTGCTCGAAAACGTGAAGGAGAAGTTCTCCTATGAGCCGAAGGTCCGGTCACCTCGGAAGTTTCTGGGAAGCCCAAGAACACCAGTGAG TCCTGTGAAGTTTGCCGGGGGGGTCTGCTGGCCGCGCGGGCCCACGATGGCAGGTGCTCAGTCCCTGCTGTCCCCGGGCGGCTGCGGGGAGCGGGAGCAGCCCATGGAGGTGTCCGCCATGGAGCACATGGACGTGAGCTCCAGCAACTGTGAGGTCTCGGCCCCCCTGCCTATCAGACAGCCCTCTGGCACCAGCACCGGACTCTACAAGAAACACACCTACCCCCTGATGTCCAAGCGGCCCGAACATCTCCGGATGAACCTATGA
- the rnft1 gene encoding E3 ubiquitin-protein ligase RNFT1: MKLRTQYDRSDSRRTLILRESPTVMQPNFNEPGAQAGNGLSLPLQPELPTRTLATGGSDTSGTGEVHIPISSGPAESSGGGASSRRSRASSHSHSHGHSRSHHHSHAEPDPADSDLEAGEPSTSFAELRYLFRWVQKSLPFLVILCAKLVIQHALGLAVGVGLFTTFLYVNKNLQSQVFLQDRRSKWQCMWLLLFLTSSTLLLYYTFLTETLYYCLIFLSPAVDLLGFWEVLWAVGVTNFTVKFLFMGFKCLILLLPSTLVTHRAQGRWLMLTEEVGQVYQAMVPLPLWFRYLITYQEVDGTTGLTLGVLLALLYFILKLLGLYGSWGSFQKTVRIFLNGEHTGAAASRSQCSEAGDVCPICQGEYREPRSLVCQHIFCDECIALWFNREKTCPLCRTAITDKVHKWRDGATSPHLQIY; the protein is encoded by the exons ATGAAACTCCGGACTCAGTATGACAG GAGTGATTCCAGAAGAACACTGATATTGAGGGAGTCGCCAACTGTAATGCAGCCGAATTTTAATGAGCCGGGTGCCCAGGCAGGAAACGGCTTATCCCTGCCCCTTCAACCAGAGCTACCAACAAGGACACTGGCCACAGGGGGCTCGGACACATCGGGCACTGGCGAGGTGCATATACCTATCTCCAGTGGCCCAGCAGAGTCCAGTGGAGGAGGGGCATCATCCAGGAGGTCAAGAGCCAGCTCCCATAGCCACTCGCACGGACACAGTCGTAGCCACCACCACTCCCATGCTGAGCCTGACCCCGCGGACTCGGACCTGGAGGCTGGCGAGCCCAGCACGTCCTTCGCTGAGCTGCGCTACCTCTTCCGCTGGGTCCAGAAGAGTCTTCCCTTCTTAGTCATCCTATGTGCTAAACTAGTCATCCAGCATGCCCTTG GTCTAGCAGTTGGAGTTGGCTTGTTTACAACTTTCCTGTATGTAAATAAAAACCTACAATCCCAAGTCTTTCTTCAG GACCGCCGTTCCAAGTGGCAGTGCATGTGGCTGCTCCtcttcctgacctcctccacgcTCCTGCTCTACTACACCTTCCTAACTGAGACACTTTACTATTG cctcatCTTCCTCAGCCCTGCTGTTGACCTCCTGGGCTTCTGGGAGGTCCTTTGGGCAGTGGGCGTCACCAACTTCACTGTCAAGTTCCTCTTCATGGGGTTCAAGTGCCTTATTCTGCTGCTGCCCTCCACACTGGTGACACATAGAGCCCAG GGGCGATGGTTGATGCTAACTGAGGAGGTGGGCCAAGTGTACCAGGCCAtggttcctctccccctctggttCCGCTACCTGATCACTTACCAGGAGGTGGATGGTACCACTGGACTCACCCTGGGAGTCCTGCTGGCTTTGCTCTACTTCATTCTCAAG CTCTTAGGATTGTATGGATCGTGGGGTTCTTTCCAGAAAACTGTGAGGATATTTCTCAATGGCGAG CACACGGGGGCAGCGGCCAGCCGGAGCCAGTGCAGCGAGGCTGGAGACGTCTGTCCCATCTGCCAGGGAGAGTACAGGGAGCCCCGGAGCCTCGTCTGTCAG CATATTTTCTGTGACGAGTGCATCGCTCTGTGGTTCAACCGGGAGAAGACGTGTCCGCTGTGTAGAACAGCCATCACAGACAAGGTGCACAAGTGGAGAGACGGggccacctcaccccaccttcAGATCTACTGA